The region GCGCGCGCTCGGCCACGATGATGGCCGTGAGCCGGTCGACGGCCTCCTTCAGGTCCCGGTTCACGATCAGGTAATCGTATTCTCGCCACATCGCGATCTCTTCGCGGGCCCGCTCGAGCCGGCGCGCGATCTCCCGGTCGGCATCCGAACGGCGCTCGCGCAGGCGCTGCTCCAGCTCGGCCATCGAGGGCGCGACGATGAACACCAGCACGGCTTCGGGGTAACGGCGCCGCAGCTGCGCCGCGCCCTGGGTGTCGATGTCGAGCAGGATGTCCCGACCGGCGCTCTGCGCCTCCTCCAGCACGCTGGCCCGCGTGCCGTAGAGGTGGCCGTGCACGGTGGCCCATTCCGCGAACTCGCCCCGGGCCCGCAGATCGCGGAACCGCGCCTCGGCCACGAACCAGAAGTCGGTGCCGTCGATCTCGCCCGGTCGCGGCGCCCGCGTCGTGTAGGACACGGAGTAGGCGAGATCGGGGAGCCGCAGGCGCGCCTCGCGGCACAGGGTCGTCTTGCCCGCCCCGGAGGGTGCGGAGACGACGAAGAGCGCACCCCGACGCCGGATCAACCGCCGGCACTCCCCTCGCTGGCGAGGCGCCGCGCCAGGTCCCTCCGTCTATTCAAGGTTCTGAACCTGTTCCCGCATCTTTTCGAGAACGCCCTTGGCGGCGAGGGCGGCCTGGCTCAGCTCGAGGTCGTCGGCCTTGGCGGCGACGGTGTTCACTTCCCGGTTGAGCTCCTGGATCAGGAAGTCGAGCTGCCGTCCCACCGGCCCGCCCTTGTCGAGCGTCAGCGCGAAATCGTCCAGGTGCACCCGCAGCCGCACCAGCTCCTCGGTCACGTCGGTCTTCTGCGCCCACACCGCCACCTCGGTGATGATGCGCGCCTCGTCGAGCGGGAGCTCGCCCAGCAACGAGCGCAGCCGTTCCCGCAGCCGCTCGCCGCGGCGCGCCGCCGCCAGCGGCGCCCGCCCCGCCATCGCGCTCGTGTGCGCGGCCAGCTCCGCCACGAGCCCCCGCAGCTCGGAGACGAGCGCCGCTCCCTCGGCGGCGCGTCGCGCGACCAGCGCGTCGAGCGCGTCGCCCAACGCCTGCGCCAGCAGGGGCCACGCCGCCGCGGCGTCGAGGGGCAGCGCGTCCTCGAGCTCAGTCACGCCCGGGCGCTCGAGCAGCCACGCTACCGTCCCCTCCTCGGTCAGGCCCAGCTCGCTGGCCAGCGCCCGCGCCTCGGCGAGGTAGCGCCGCGCCAGCGCCGTGTTCACCCGTACCGCCTGCGCCGACTGACCGGCCGCGGGCGTGAGCTGCACCGCGACGTCGATCCGCCCGCGCTCGAGCCGTGACTGGATGAGCCGCCGCGCCTCCATCTCGAGACTCGCCAGCGCCGGCG is a window of Candidatus Methylomirabilota bacterium DNA encoding:
- the gmk gene encoding guanylate kinase, whose translation is MRRRGALFVVSAPSGAGKTTLCREARLRLPDLAYSVSYTTRAPRPGEIDGTDFWFVAEARFRDLRARGEFAEWATVHGHLYGTRASVLEEAQSAGRDILLDIDTQGAAQLRRRYPEAVLVFIVAPSMAELEQRLRERRSDADREIARRLERAREEIAMWREYDYLIVNRDLKEAVDRLTAIIVAERARISRLVLGLPDLDLPQKEVRH
- a CDS encoding YicC/YloC family endoribonuclease, translated to MTGFGRAESIGDTCAFTVETRSVNHRHLDIAVRLPPALASLEMEARRLIQSRLERGRIDVAVQLTPAAGQSAQAVRVNTALARRYLAEARALASELGLTEEGTVAWLLERPGVTELEDALPLDAAAAWPLLAQALGDALDALVARRAAEGAALVSELRGLVAELAAHTSAMAGRAPLAAARRGERLRERLRSLLGELPLDEARIITEVAVWAQKTDVTEELVRLRVHLDDFALTLDKGGPVGRQLDFLIQELNREVNTVAAKADDLELSQAALAAKGVLEKMREQVQNLE